In one window of Ptiloglossa arizonensis isolate GNS036 chromosome 5, iyPtiAriz1_principal, whole genome shotgun sequence DNA:
- the Ckiialpha gene encoding casein kinase II subunit alpha isoform X3, with the protein MALPSRARVYTDVNSHKSREYWDYESYVVEWGQQDDYQLMRKLGRGKYSEVFEAINVTNNEKCVVKILKPVKKKKIKREIKILENLKGGTNIITLQSVVKDPVSRTPALIFEHVNNTDFKQLYQTLTDYDIRYYLYELLKALDYCHSMGIMHRDVKPHNVMIDHENRKLRLIDWGLAEFYHPGQEYNVRVASRYFKGPELLVDYQMYDYSLDMWSLGCMLASMIFRKEPFFHGHDNYDQLVRIAKVLGTEELFEYLDKYHIELDPRFNDILGRHSRKRWERFMHSENQHLVSAESIDFLDKLLRYDHFERLTAREAMEHPYFFPIVKEQGRVNVVSSSPTPMASSVPVGE; encoded by the exons ATGGCATTACCTAGTAGAGCGCGAGTTTACACCGACGTGAATTCACACAAATCTAGAGAATACTGGGACTATGAATCCTATGTTGTTGAATGGGG GCAACAAGACGATTACCAATTAATGAGAAAATTAGGCAGAGGAAAATATAGTGAAGTGTTCGAAGCCATTAATGTcacaaataatgaaaaatgtgttgtaaaaattttaaag cctgtaaaaaagaagaagataaaAAGGGAGATTAAAATCTTAGAAAACCTTAAAGGTGGGACCAACATAATTACACTTCAATCAGTTGTTAAAGATCCAGTATCGAGGACACCAGCACTGATCTTTGAGCACGTCAACAACACAGATTTCAAGCAATTATACCAGACGCTAACAGACTACGACATAAGATACTACCTCTACGAGTTATTAAAA GCATTGGATTATTGTCATAGTATGGGAATAATGCATAGGGACGTCAAACCGCACAACGTTATGATAGATCATGAAAATCGAAAGTTGCGGTTGATCGACTGGGGTCTAGCAGAGTTTTATCATCCTGGTCAAGAATACAATGTACGAGTAGCTTCGCGTTATTTTAAAGGTCCGGAACTACTCGTAGATTATCAG ATGTACGATTATTCATTAGATATGTGGTCTCTTGGTTGTATGCTTGCAAGTATGATATTCAGGAAAGAACCGTTTTTTCACGGACACGATAATTACGACCAGCTAGTTAGAATTGCAAAAGTTCTCGGAACCGAGGAACTGTTTGAATACCTTGACAAGTATCACATCGAATTGGATCCACGTTTCAATGACATTCTCGGACGGCATTCGCGCAAACGCTGGGAGCGTTTTATGCATTCGGAGAACCAACATTTGGTGTCGGCCGAAAGCATTGATTTCCTTGACAAACTTTTGCGTTATGATCATTTCGAGAGACTCACTGCACGCGAAGCTATGGAACACCCGTATTTTT TTCCAATAGTAAAAGAACAAGGTCGGGTAAACGTGGTATCATCGTCACCTACTCCTATGGCAAGTTCGGTACCTGTAGGTGAGTAA
- the Arp6 gene encoding actin-related protein 6 → MSNSTFVLDNGANTAKVGLASDSPKLVPNCIMKAKSERRRPFVGNQIEECRDASGLFYILPFQKGYLVNWDVQKTVWDYIFSKECCPVNLNQLSVIVTEPLFNFSTVQEAMTEIFFEEYECQSLLKINPTTLSCYQYKTENPNTKCCIVVDSGYSFTHIVPYVNDTKVKEGIRRIDVGGKLLTNHLKEIISYRQLHVMDETYVINQVKEDSCFVSQEFFKDMEIAKNKLENNPIIKDYVLPDYTTLRRGFLKNPEPPNEQQTLRLSNERFAIPEILFYPSDIGIRQMGIPEAIMDCLKGCEEETWPHLLSNIILTGGNAKFPGFQERIYKEVRSLAPAEYTINVYLPENPITYAWHGGKTLSKDSMFSTLSVTREEYEEEGQSLCFEKFDV, encoded by the exons ATGAGTAACTCTACATTTGTTCTGGACAATGGGGCCAACACCGCAAAAGTAGGGTTAGCCTCTGACAGCCCAAA ATTAGTTCCTAATTGTATCATGAAAGCGAAAAGTGAACGGCGCAGACCGTTTGTTGGAAATCAAATCGAAGAATGTCGGGATGCATCTGGACTTTTTTATATCTTACCGTTTCAAAAAGGATACCTTGTTAATTGGGACGTTCAGAAAACTGTATGGGAttatatattttcgaaagaGTGCTGTCCAGTAAATTTGAATCAACTTTCTGTTATCGTAACTGAacctttgttcaatttttcaacCGTTCAAGAAGCTATGACAGAGATATTCTTCGAAGAATACGAGTGTCAAAGTCTATTAAAAATTAACCCAACTACCCTTTCGTGTTACCAATATAAGACAGAGAATCCTAACACGAAATGTTGTATCGTAGTTGATAGTGGATATAGTTTTACTCACATAGTGCCTTATGTAAACGATACCAAAGTTAAAGAAGGCATCAGACGCATCGATGTGGGTGGAAAACTTCTTACGAATCATCTTAAAGAAATAATATCATACCGGCAACTTCACGTCATGGACGAAACTTATGTAATAAATCAAGTAAAAGAAGATTCTTGCTTCGTCTCtcaagaatttttcaaagacaTGGAAATTGCCAAAAATAAGTTGGAGAATAATCCTATAATTAAGGATTATGTTTTACCAGATTATACAACGTTAAGACGTGGTTTTCTTAAAAATCCAGAACCTCCTAATGAACAGCAGACTTTACGCTTGAGTAATGAACGGTTTGCTATACCAGAAATATTGTTCTACCCCTCTGATATCGGTATCCGACAAATGGGTATTCCAGAAGCAATTATGGATTGCTTAAAAGGATGTGAGGAAGAGACATGGCCTCATCTTTTATCTAATATCATTCTTACTGGTGGTAATGCAAAGTTTCCTGGATTTCAAGAAAGAATTTATAAAGAAGTTAGAAGCCTTGCACCTGCAGAATACacaataaatgtttatttaccTGAAAA CCCAATCACGTATGCATGGCATGGCGGTAAAACACTTTCAAAAGATTCAATGTTTTCGACTCTTTCAGTAACTAGGGAAGAATATGAGGAAGAAGGACAGAGTCtttgttttgaaaaattcgacGTGTAA
- the Uba5 gene encoding ubiquitin-like activating enzyme 5: protein MDEVEVLRKRVKELENKLLEKQYKSTLTVREKIEHMSSEVVDSNPYSRLMALKRMGIVDNYERIRDLTIAIVGVGGVGSVTAEMLTRCGIGKLILFDYDKVEMANMNRLFFQPDQAGQSKVEAAAKTLQYINPDVDIETHNYNIITVDHFDDFMNTISTSSLNKGPVDLVLSCVDNFEARMAINTACNELNQKWFESGVSENAVSGHIQFIIPGETACFACAPPLVVAENIDEKTLKRDGVCAASLPTTMGIVAGFLVQNALKYLLNFGEVSYYLGYNAMQDYFSNMVLRPNENCDDKYCRGCQREYAAKPKPEKKVEEIVEDEPMHEDNEWGISVIDENEQEADESEQPSSSNTKETNNAPSHLVDLQVNHNLKSSESGPSLEELMAQMKSI, encoded by the exons ATGGACGAGGTGGAAGTATTACGCAAAAGGGTAAAGGAGCTCGAAAACAAATTGTTGGAAAAGCAATATAAAAGCACATTAACAGTCAGAGAAAAGATAGAACATATGTCAAGTGAAGTGGTTGATTCAAATCCTTACAG TCGGTTAATGGCTTTGAAACGCATGGGTATTGTAGACAATTATGAAAGGATAAGGGATTTAACGATTGCAATAGTCGGAGTAGGTGGAGTTGGCAGTGTAACTGCAGAAATGCTCACAAGATGCGGAATTGGGAAG TTGATTCTTTTCGATTATGATAAAGTGGAAATGGCAAATATGAATAGACTTTTCTTCCAACCGGATCAAGCTGGTCAAAGTAAAGTAGAAGCAGCTGCAAAAACACTGCAATACATTAACCCTGATGTAGACATTGAAACGCATAATTACAATATCATTACAGTGGACCACTTTGATGATTTCATGAATACCATAAG CACATCGAGTTTAAATAAGGGACCGGTAGATTTAGTATTAAGTTGTGTAGATAATTTTGAAGCACGGATGGCAATTAATACTGCTTGCAATGAACTAAATCAGAAGTGGTTTGAAAGCGGAGTTTCGGAAAATGCTGTTTCTGGTCATATTCAGTTTATTATTCCTGGAGAGACAGCTTGTTTTGCG TGTGCTCCTCCATTAGTAGTAGCAGAAAATATAGATGAAAAGACTTTAAAACGAGATGGTGTATGCGCAGCATCTTTGCCAACAACTATGGGAATTGTAGCTGGTTTTTTAGTTCAAAATGCATTGAAATATCTTTTAAATTTTGGCGAGGTATCTTATTATTTAGGCTATAATGCTATGCAAGATTACTTTTCTAACATGGTATTAAGACCAAATGAAAACTGTGATGACAAGTACTGTAGAGGGTGTCAGCGAGAATACGCGGCAAAACCAAAACCTGAGAAAAAAGTAGAAGAAATCGTCGAAGATGAACCCATGcacgaagataacgaatggg GAATTTCGGTCATTGACGAGAACGAACAAGAGGCGGATGAAAGCGAGCAACCATCATCATCGAATACAAAGGAAACTAATAACGCACCATCTCATTTGGTTGATTTGCAAGTGAATCACAATTTGAAATCATCTGAATCTGGTCCAAGTTTAGAAGAACTTATGGCACAAATGAAATCTATttga
- the Ckiialpha gene encoding casein kinase II subunit alpha isoform X4, with protein sequence MALPSRARVYTDVNSHKSREYWDYESYVVEWGQQDDYQLMRKLGRGKYSEVFEAINVTNNEKCVVKILKPVKKKKIKREIKILENLKGGTNIITLQSVVKDPVSRTPALIFEHVNNTDFKQLYQTLTDYDIRYYLYELLKALDYCHSMGIMHRDVKPHNVMIDHENRKLRLIDWGLAEFYHPGQEYNVRVASRYFKGPELLVDYQMYDYSLDMWSLGCMLASMIFRKEPFFHGHDNYDQLVRIAKVLGTEELFEYLDKYHIELDPRFNDILGRHSRKRWERFMHSENQHLVSAESIDFLDKLLRYDHFERLTAREAMEHPYFLKEQGRVNVVSSSPTPMASSVPVGE encoded by the exons ATGGCATTACCTAGTAGAGCGCGAGTTTACACCGACGTGAATTCACACAAATCTAGAGAATACTGGGACTATGAATCCTATGTTGTTGAATGGGG GCAACAAGACGATTACCAATTAATGAGAAAATTAGGCAGAGGAAAATATAGTGAAGTGTTCGAAGCCATTAATGTcacaaataatgaaaaatgtgttgtaaaaattttaaag cctgtaaaaaagaagaagataaaAAGGGAGATTAAAATCTTAGAAAACCTTAAAGGTGGGACCAACATAATTACACTTCAATCAGTTGTTAAAGATCCAGTATCGAGGACACCAGCACTGATCTTTGAGCACGTCAACAACACAGATTTCAAGCAATTATACCAGACGCTAACAGACTACGACATAAGATACTACCTCTACGAGTTATTAAAA GCATTGGATTATTGTCATAGTATGGGAATAATGCATAGGGACGTCAAACCGCACAACGTTATGATAGATCATGAAAATCGAAAGTTGCGGTTGATCGACTGGGGTCTAGCAGAGTTTTATCATCCTGGTCAAGAATACAATGTACGAGTAGCTTCGCGTTATTTTAAAGGTCCGGAACTACTCGTAGATTATCAG ATGTACGATTATTCATTAGATATGTGGTCTCTTGGTTGTATGCTTGCAAGTATGATATTCAGGAAAGAACCGTTTTTTCACGGACACGATAATTACGACCAGCTAGTTAGAATTGCAAAAGTTCTCGGAACCGAGGAACTGTTTGAATACCTTGACAAGTATCACATCGAATTGGATCCACGTTTCAATGACATTCTCGGACGGCATTCGCGCAAACGCTGGGAGCGTTTTATGCATTCGGAGAACCAACATTTGGTGTCGGCCGAAAGCATTGATTTCCTTGACAAACTTTTGCGTTATGATCATTTCGAGAGACTCACTGCACGCGAAGCTATGGAACACCCGTATTTTT TAAAAGAACAAGGTCGGGTAAACGTGGTATCATCGTCACCTACTCCTATGGCAAGTTCGGTACCTGTAGGTGAGTAA
- the Ckiialpha gene encoding casein kinase II subunit alpha isoform X1 produces the protein MALPSRARVYTDVNSHKSREYWDYESYVVEWGQQDDYQLMRKLGRGKYSEVFEAINVTNNEKCVVKILKPVKKKKIKREIKILENLKGGTNIITLQSVVKDPVSRTPALIFEHVNNTDFKQLYQTLTDYDIRYYLYELLKALDYCHSMGIMHRDVKPHNVMIDHENRKLRLIDWGLAEFYHPGQEYNVRVASRYFKGPELLVDYQMYDYSLDMWSLGCMLASMIFRKEPFFHGHDNYDQLVRIAKVLGTEELFEYLDKYHIELDPRFNDILGRHSRKRWERFMHSENQHLVSAESIDFLDKLLRYDHFERLTAREAMEHPYFFPIVKEQGRVNVVSSSPTPMASSVPVATDTSREGLDPIVKPHSEQRATGSGNKRINRPLEWILKGDEDILYGASFLYDK, from the exons ATGGCATTACCTAGTAGAGCGCGAGTTTACACCGACGTGAATTCACACAAATCTAGAGAATACTGGGACTATGAATCCTATGTTGTTGAATGGGG GCAACAAGACGATTACCAATTAATGAGAAAATTAGGCAGAGGAAAATATAGTGAAGTGTTCGAAGCCATTAATGTcacaaataatgaaaaatgtgttgtaaaaattttaaag cctgtaaaaaagaagaagataaaAAGGGAGATTAAAATCTTAGAAAACCTTAAAGGTGGGACCAACATAATTACACTTCAATCAGTTGTTAAAGATCCAGTATCGAGGACACCAGCACTGATCTTTGAGCACGTCAACAACACAGATTTCAAGCAATTATACCAGACGCTAACAGACTACGACATAAGATACTACCTCTACGAGTTATTAAAA GCATTGGATTATTGTCATAGTATGGGAATAATGCATAGGGACGTCAAACCGCACAACGTTATGATAGATCATGAAAATCGAAAGTTGCGGTTGATCGACTGGGGTCTAGCAGAGTTTTATCATCCTGGTCAAGAATACAATGTACGAGTAGCTTCGCGTTATTTTAAAGGTCCGGAACTACTCGTAGATTATCAG ATGTACGATTATTCATTAGATATGTGGTCTCTTGGTTGTATGCTTGCAAGTATGATATTCAGGAAAGAACCGTTTTTTCACGGACACGATAATTACGACCAGCTAGTTAGAATTGCAAAAGTTCTCGGAACCGAGGAACTGTTTGAATACCTTGACAAGTATCACATCGAATTGGATCCACGTTTCAATGACATTCTCGGACGGCATTCGCGCAAACGCTGGGAGCGTTTTATGCATTCGGAGAACCAACATTTGGTGTCGGCCGAAAGCATTGATTTCCTTGACAAACTTTTGCGTTATGATCATTTCGAGAGACTCACTGCACGCGAAGCTATGGAACACCCGTATTTTT TTCCAATAGTAAAAGAACAAGGTCGGGTAAACGTGGTATCATCGTCACCTACTCCTATGGCAAGTTCGGTACCTGTAG CTACCGACACCTCGCGCGAAGGGCTTGATCCCATCGTTAAGCCTCACAGCGAGCAGCGTGCCACCGGTTCAGGGAATAAACGGATTAATAGACCTTTGGAATGGATCTTGAAGGGAGACGAGGATATACTCTATGGCGCATCTTTTTtgtacgataaataa
- the Ckiialpha gene encoding casein kinase II subunit alpha isoform X2 — MALPSRARVYTDVNSHKSREYWDYESYVVEWGQQDDYQLMRKLGRGKYSEVFEAINVTNNEKCVVKILKPVKKKKIKREIKILENLKGGTNIITLQSVVKDPVSRTPALIFEHVNNTDFKQLYQTLTDYDIRYYLYELLKALDYCHSMGIMHRDVKPHNVMIDHENRKLRLIDWGLAEFYHPGQEYNVRVASRYFKGPELLVDYQMYDYSLDMWSLGCMLASMIFRKEPFFHGHDNYDQLVRIAKVLGTEELFEYLDKYHIELDPRFNDILGRHSRKRWERFMHSENQHLVSAESIDFLDKLLRYDHFERLTAREAMEHPYFLKEQGRVNVVSSSPTPMASSVPVATDTSREGLDPIVKPHSEQRATGSGNKRINRPLEWILKGDEDILYGASFLYDK; from the exons ATGGCATTACCTAGTAGAGCGCGAGTTTACACCGACGTGAATTCACACAAATCTAGAGAATACTGGGACTATGAATCCTATGTTGTTGAATGGGG GCAACAAGACGATTACCAATTAATGAGAAAATTAGGCAGAGGAAAATATAGTGAAGTGTTCGAAGCCATTAATGTcacaaataatgaaaaatgtgttgtaaaaattttaaag cctgtaaaaaagaagaagataaaAAGGGAGATTAAAATCTTAGAAAACCTTAAAGGTGGGACCAACATAATTACACTTCAATCAGTTGTTAAAGATCCAGTATCGAGGACACCAGCACTGATCTTTGAGCACGTCAACAACACAGATTTCAAGCAATTATACCAGACGCTAACAGACTACGACATAAGATACTACCTCTACGAGTTATTAAAA GCATTGGATTATTGTCATAGTATGGGAATAATGCATAGGGACGTCAAACCGCACAACGTTATGATAGATCATGAAAATCGAAAGTTGCGGTTGATCGACTGGGGTCTAGCAGAGTTTTATCATCCTGGTCAAGAATACAATGTACGAGTAGCTTCGCGTTATTTTAAAGGTCCGGAACTACTCGTAGATTATCAG ATGTACGATTATTCATTAGATATGTGGTCTCTTGGTTGTATGCTTGCAAGTATGATATTCAGGAAAGAACCGTTTTTTCACGGACACGATAATTACGACCAGCTAGTTAGAATTGCAAAAGTTCTCGGAACCGAGGAACTGTTTGAATACCTTGACAAGTATCACATCGAATTGGATCCACGTTTCAATGACATTCTCGGACGGCATTCGCGCAAACGCTGGGAGCGTTTTATGCATTCGGAGAACCAACATTTGGTGTCGGCCGAAAGCATTGATTTCCTTGACAAACTTTTGCGTTATGATCATTTCGAGAGACTCACTGCACGCGAAGCTATGGAACACCCGTATTTTT TAAAAGAACAAGGTCGGGTAAACGTGGTATCATCGTCACCTACTCCTATGGCAAGTTCGGTACCTGTAG CTACCGACACCTCGCGCGAAGGGCTTGATCCCATCGTTAAGCCTCACAGCGAGCAGCGTGCCACCGGTTCAGGGAATAAACGGATTAATAGACCTTTGGAATGGATCTTGAAGGGAGACGAGGATATACTCTATGGCGCATCTTTTTtgtacgataaataa